The following proteins are encoded in a genomic region of Spirosoma sp. SC4-14:
- a CDS encoding permease prefix domain 2-containing transporter, which translates to MNPLPPRWADRLLEWFCAPHLLEEVQGDLHERFERNCQQVNIGFARRQYGREVLSFLRPFAVKRKPDQYPSPFFANPVMLRNFFKIAFRNLTKNKVSSLINLFGLTLGATACLVIYLITHYELSYDTFHPDRERIYRLVGKVKYNPTDEVHTVGFIPNAVPAAIRREITGLETVAAFHTIETDVLIPTGKEKPNHFESSRRTGGSTDIVVVDPQYFEIFTYKWLIGNPKVLNEPFKVVLTEQKAHKYFGPLPVEELIGKEIIYRDSVRVSVAGIVKDWERPTDFTFTDFISMATVRASRLKNEINLDQWDDNWSASQAYIKLSEGTVPAQLVPLFQQFSKQHYAKEMKFWPDLQPLSDVHFNADYQDNYSRKAHLPTLYGLMGVAAFILLIAAINFINLSTAQSIQRAKEIGIRKVMGSSRKGLITQFLSETAVLTLLGVGIAVLLVGPILLAMQPLLPKGLTVDLFNLQTILFLLGLIVVTSMLAGFYPAWLLSSYLPALTLKGQNALKGSRTGHLRKGLIVFQFTVSLAFIVGTLMVGRQLNFMRNKDLGFSTDATIEVRTLWDEKSQVLAQKIKQLAGVERITMEWFPPMGSSYMVTKLKYHGQNDKDIEMDVSAKVGDANFIPLYKLRLLAGRNYYKSDSLRELVINASYAKALGFRKPAEAINQLLEFGDKKLPIVGVVADFHEQSFHEKIGPVFIGHIPDRAKNIGIKLITKGRQADDLKETLAHIEQAWKAVYPDNKFNYTFLDDSIAQLYEKETKTAQLVNLSTAIAILVSCMGLFGLATFTAEQRTKEIGVRKVLGASTGNIVVLLSQDFLKLVVVALIIASPIAWWAINEWLQDFAYKVDLTWWVFALAGLIAMLITLLTISFQSFRAALTNPAKSLRTE; encoded by the coding sequence ATGAACCCACTACCACCCCGCTGGGCTGACCGACTGCTTGAGTGGTTCTGCGCTCCGCATCTGCTGGAGGAAGTGCAGGGCGATCTGCACGAACGATTCGAGCGAAACTGCCAACAAGTTAACATCGGGTTTGCTCGTCGACAATATGGACGGGAAGTACTGAGCTTTTTACGGCCGTTTGCTGTGAAGCGCAAACCTGATCAATACCCATCACCTTTTTTCGCAAATCCTGTCATGCTACGCAACTTTTTCAAAATTGCCTTTCGCAACCTGACGAAGAATAAGGTCAGCTCGCTGATTAATCTGTTTGGGCTAACGCTGGGTGCAACCGCCTGTCTGGTTATCTACCTGATTACGCACTATGAGCTAAGTTACGACACCTTCCATCCTGATCGGGAGCGCATTTACCGATTGGTTGGTAAGGTGAAATATAACCCGACTGACGAGGTACATACCGTTGGGTTTATTCCAAATGCCGTTCCGGCGGCTATTCGTCGGGAAATAACGGGTCTTGAAACGGTAGCCGCTTTTCATACTATTGAAACGGATGTATTGATACCGACTGGAAAGGAAAAACCAAACCACTTTGAGAGTAGTCGGCGAACGGGCGGAAGTACCGATATTGTGGTCGTTGATCCCCAATACTTCGAAATTTTTACGTATAAATGGCTGATCGGAAATCCTAAAGTGCTCAATGAACCCTTTAAGGTTGTATTAACCGAACAAAAAGCGCATAAGTATTTTGGCCCATTGCCGGTGGAAGAACTGATTGGGAAGGAAATTATTTACCGCGATTCAGTTCGGGTCAGTGTGGCCGGGATCGTAAAAGACTGGGAGCGGCCAACCGATTTTACCTTTACCGATTTTATTTCGATGGCTACCGTGCGGGCCAGTCGGCTAAAAAATGAGATCAATCTCGATCAATGGGACGACAACTGGTCGGCATCGCAGGCTTATATAAAGCTTTCGGAAGGGACAGTGCCTGCGCAACTAGTTCCGTTATTTCAGCAATTTTCAAAACAGCATTATGCAAAAGAGATGAAGTTCTGGCCGGATTTGCAGCCGCTGTCGGATGTGCATTTTAATGCTGATTATCAGGATAATTATTCGCGTAAAGCCCATTTGCCAACGTTATATGGCCTAATGGGGGTAGCTGCTTTTATTCTGCTGATTGCGGCTATCAATTTTATTAACCTGTCAACGGCTCAGTCTATTCAGCGGGCGAAGGAAATTGGAATACGGAAAGTGATGGGAAGTAGTCGGAAGGGCCTAATTACTCAGTTTTTAAGCGAGACCGCAGTACTGACGTTGTTGGGAGTTGGGATTGCCGTCTTGCTTGTGGGACCAATTTTATTGGCTATGCAACCGCTGCTGCCCAAAGGCCTAACTGTCGATTTATTTAACCTACAGACGATCCTGTTTCTACTTGGGCTCATTGTTGTTACATCAATGTTGGCTGGTTTTTATCCGGCATGGCTACTGTCGTCTTATCTACCTGCCCTAACCTTGAAAGGGCAGAATGCACTGAAAGGGAGTAGAACAGGCCACCTACGGAAAGGGCTTATTGTGTTTCAGTTTACAGTATCCTTAGCGTTTATTGTTGGTACGCTAATGGTTGGGCGCCAACTAAATTTCATGCGAAACAAAGACCTCGGTTTTTCGACCGACGCGACCATAGAAGTCCGTACACTCTGGGATGAGAAGAGTCAGGTACTGGCCCAAAAAATAAAACAGTTAGCGGGAGTCGAGCGGATTACGATGGAGTGGTTTCCACCGATGGGGTCGAGCTACATGGTGACGAAGCTAAAATACCATGGCCAAAATGATAAAGATATAGAGATGGATGTATCGGCCAAAGTTGGCGATGCTAATTTTATTCCGTTGTATAAGCTTCGGCTACTGGCGGGCCGCAACTACTACAAAAGCGACTCATTGCGTGAGTTGGTGATCAATGCCTCCTACGCAAAAGCATTGGGATTCAGGAAGCCCGCTGAAGCCATCAACCAACTTCTCGAATTTGGTGATAAAAAGCTTCCAATTGTTGGGGTTGTCGCTGATTTTCACGAACAGTCGTTTCATGAAAAGATAGGGCCCGTGTTCATTGGCCATATACCTGATCGTGCCAAAAACATTGGCATTAAATTAATCACAAAAGGTAGGCAGGCCGATGACCTGAAAGAAACCCTGGCCCATATCGAGCAGGCATGGAAAGCAGTATATCCCGATAATAAGTTCAATTATACCTTTCTGGATGACTCTATAGCTCAACTTTACGAAAAAGAGACAAAAACAGCTCAGCTCGTTAACCTCTCTACGGCCATTGCCATCCTGGTTTCCTGTATGGGCTTATTCGGACTAGCCACCTTCACCGCCGAGCAACGTACGAAAGAGATTGGTGTTCGGAAAGTGTTGGGAGCCAGTACGGGGAATATTGTCGTATTGCTCTCTCAGGATTTTCTGAAACTGGTTGTTGTCGCTCTGATCATTGCCTCGCCGATAGCATGGTGGGCAATTAACGAATGGCTTCAGGATTTTGCGTATAAAGTAGATCTTACCTGGTGGGTATTTGCTCTGGCTGGACTAATAGCCATGCTCATAACGTTATTGACAATTAGCTTCCAAAGTTTCAGAGCTGCTTTAACTAATCCGGCCAAGAGCTTAAGGACAGAGTGA
- a CDS encoding capsule assembly Wzi family protein, protein MLTVSGEAGSFIPASARTPFWLRSNQYGIIPYSMPAATGRLSASLDYDSLRLATGKLSYGGAINAVANVGATTQWLLPESYVKFRYGVFEFYAGRRRELFGLADSTLSTGSYAWSGNALPVPKVQLEIRPFTPLTFTRGFVAVKGSFAHGWLGGRYVQHTMLHQKSLYVRLGKPNSKWKLYGGVNHQVVWGGYSDDLVKIGLVKSPYLPSSFKDYLNVVSGLKADATGIVDSLAYANFDLTNRIGNHVGSVDVAVEFKTDRFIYYAYRQNPYETGAFFRGNSFADGLNGLRIRSTNPNAFIQQLLIEYLNTANQGGDDFGKGKNGKVNYFNHSQFRDGWSYASMGLGTPFITPAYSTTGELPYGGFSNNNRVQVWHIGLSGTLLKPTRRWLNGPITYQIKGSFSHNLGTYNAPFANPLNQFSGIVSFQVPLSYWKGLLLQTSLSADNGSLYTNGFGMYVGVRKEWSRRLR, encoded by the coding sequence TTGCTGACGGTATCGGGCGAAGCGGGCAGTTTTATTCCTGCATCTGCACGAACGCCGTTCTGGCTGCGGAGTAATCAGTATGGTATTATCCCTTATTCAATGCCCGCTGCGACAGGACGTCTGAGTGCTAGCCTTGACTATGATTCCTTACGATTAGCTACTGGCAAACTCAGCTATGGTGGTGCCATAAATGCCGTGGCCAATGTTGGTGCCACCACACAATGGCTACTACCCGAAAGTTACGTAAAGTTTCGGTACGGGGTTTTTGAGTTTTACGCAGGTCGTCGGCGCGAACTTTTCGGATTGGCCGATTCAACTTTGTCGACAGGCTCCTATGCCTGGTCAGGAAATGCACTCCCGGTGCCTAAAGTGCAACTCGAAATCCGGCCGTTTACGCCATTAACATTCACAAGGGGATTTGTGGCCGTGAAAGGTAGTTTTGCGCACGGCTGGCTGGGCGGACGTTATGTGCAGCATACGATGCTCCATCAAAAGTCCTTATACGTGCGTTTGGGAAAACCCAATAGCAAATGGAAGCTATATGGAGGAGTAAATCACCAGGTAGTTTGGGGCGGTTATAGCGACGATCTGGTGAAAATAGGACTTGTCAAAAGTCCATACTTACCCTCCAGTTTTAAAGACTATCTCAATGTAGTCAGTGGCCTGAAAGCAGACGCAACGGGCATTGTCGATTCACTGGCGTACGCCAATTTCGACCTAACGAATCGAATTGGTAATCATGTAGGTTCGGTCGATGTGGCAGTGGAATTCAAGACAGATCGATTTATTTATTACGCTTATCGCCAGAACCCGTATGAAACGGGGGCCTTTTTTCGTGGGAATAGTTTTGCCGATGGCCTGAACGGCTTGCGTATCCGATCAACTAACCCAAACGCCTTTATTCAGCAGCTACTAATCGAATACCTGAATACGGCCAATCAGGGTGGAGATGACTTTGGGAAGGGAAAGAACGGGAAAGTCAATTATTTCAACCATTCGCAGTTTCGGGATGGCTGGTCGTATGCCAGTATGGGCTTAGGTACGCCGTTTATTACCCCCGCCTATAGCACAACGGGTGAGTTGCCTTATGGTGGGTTTAGCAATAATAACCGGGTACAGGTTTGGCATATAGGGCTAAGCGGAACTTTACTGAAGCCTACCCGACGCTGGCTAAACGGGCCAATTACCTACCAGATCAAAGGATCATTTAGCCATAATCTGGGTACCTATAATGCTCCTTTCGCGAACCCACTCAACCAGTTTTCAGGCATCGTTAGCTTTCAGGTTCCCTTATCGTATTGGAAGGGGCTACTGCTTCAGACGTCACTTAGCGCGGATAACGGAAGCCTCTATACGAATGGTTTTGGGATGTATGTGGGGGTACGGAAGGAGTGGAGCAGGAGATTGCGGTAA